The genomic window CTAGTATTAGTAGTTTCAAACAGTGTTCAGTAAAGTCTTAAAAGAGGATGTCAAAAATAAGTTGGATTCTTGCTCAGTAATAGTTTTCATTATTAGGTGTGTTTGATAGGTTAAAATTGCGAATTATTACTAAGACTGCGGTCCATCCGTTATTTAAGGGGGTCCTATGAATCGAACAAATTATCTCGACATTAGTAACGGCACATAATCTAACCCTGCGTGTGCACTTGAGCCTATCCACGCGATATtgcatttaaataatgtaacaatttaACTGTTTCCAACAACCGTTTTGCTGTTGGAAAAACAGATATTGCACTTTTTCAGTGAATCGCCGCGTCTGTCCCCGACCTTACCGTACATTGATCGTACGTATACGCTCGGCCGGGCGCCCGCCGCCAGTTGCCGCGGCGAACGCTAGTCGCGAGGACCGTTGTACGCGCCGCGATTCTACTTTCAAACGTTTTGCGACCATCATGCCGCGAGATACGCTCATATCTGACCAAACTGTTAAAAAACTTATCGCGGAGGTCCAGAAGAGAGAGTGTCTGTGGAATCCGCACAATGATCTGTACAACGACAGATATCAAATGGCTAAAGCCTGGCTGGAGATAGCGGACTTGTTGCAACTGCCAGGTAAGTGCGACATGTTTGTATCGCGTCGGCAGGCGCACTGCTTAGTCAGTTAGTACTGACAAACTTTAATAGATGGCGTTAGAGGTgttgataattaaaaaatgttctcTGTACGGGACTTATTCCGCCATATGAGAACAGTGAATTGATTACGAGTCTCATGATTGATtgttacttaggtacatattgtCCTAACTTATAATAGGTATTTCAgctaaaacttaatttatagcAATCGGCTTAAGTTCTACCTTCTCAAAGTATTCGCGCTATTAAACACCAGTGGgcgcgtaaataaataaattagttattcTTAATTTCAATTCCCTCAATTCTTGTAAAATGTTCAgtgagtttctttttttttttgttttggtcttaatggtatttatttttgtaatatggTTGTCATAGAATATTATAATCCCCTAGTCAAGGTCCCCTATCGTGCGTGAACGATTAactgacaaaaaataatacttaagtgCCCTGCAACCCTGCTGCTTACTTGCCTATTTACACAATAATTGTCCCGCATTATTCTTACACTAATAGATACTCGTAATATGAtactaaaaatatgataataatggTCCTTTACCTAGCTATCCAGTTGGAAGAATAGAGATTCAGAGACATAAAGTGTCACGCTATAGGGAATCAGAAAACTATTACACTAAAATTGGAATGTAGACTCTTTATCCCTGATGTTAGTTTGTGATTTCACTATGCCACATACTTATACATATGCATGAGATGAAGTCTATTCAGGAATTAATCGCGAACACCACAAAAAGCTACgcaaacatttaataataatatttttgtttgcagaAGAACGTCTTCGTGTTAAATGGAAATATCTCCGCGACCTATTTAAGAAAGAAGTCAAAAAGTCGGGCTCCGGGGCTGACTACACAGGGAAATGGCGACACTTCGATCGCATGCAGTTTATTGACATCACCAAGGCTAACGGAGAAGCTGAAGACAGAGAGAGTACCAATATCAGTCGCGTTACAACAAAGAAAGAAGTTGATGATGAATTTGAATACGAAGTTGAAGAGGAAGAACCAGTAGGAACTAACGAAGTAGAAGTGTATCTAGAGGAGGGCTACTCAGGCGATCACATCCCGGAGAAACGAGCAAAGCTCTCCTCAGACGAAGATTACGATGTAATGTTCTTAAAGTCTCTGGCCCCATTTTTCAGACAACTAGAACCAATGAGGAAGTTAGTAGTGAGAAGTAAAATGCAGGATATGTTGTTGAATGAGATGGCTGCGCAGTCGTCTGCTAACCACCTCCATAATAATAAGAGCTAGTGGTAGTAATTGACTGGAGTCTTGAAGGAACATATAGAGAGGATACTGACAAATTGAGCGGGACTGCCCGAAGACTATTCAAGAAAATGGAGTAAATTACAATTCTGCAAAGAAAATCAGTCAGTAGACCGATGATTTGAAGGCGACGGGCAGTGAATGCATACGGGCTGCCTATACCAGGATGGTTGGCGCTCATTGGGTGCTGCCTACGTTAAGCATGAGATGGCAATGATGAAGGTGATTAAGAATGTGACTTTTCATACCATCTACAAAAAGTGAACAAGCCAAGACGTTCGGTCTGATTGAACACTGATGATTGATCTCTCTAATAGACAATTACATGGAAGACCAATTACGTTAGGATAATTACATAGAATCCCACGGTGTGATATGACAGCAGATATGTTTTGTCCAGGCAGTGTGAGATTTCTAACTCTGCTGCTCAATAACGTTTATAGTTCAGTAGCCAGAATGTTACTAAGTTTTGGGGGATTTGCAAAATAAGTAACTTAGCTCCAGATCGTGGTCTAGATATGTATGTCGATGTTATGACAGTGGGTATTCCATAGGACTGTGTCTGCCAAGACGTGATGTtttaatatagtaatatcagttttgttattttatctagGATGATGAAGACTGACTAATGTACCAACTGAAGGATACAATTCTTCATCGGTGCTGATGTagtaaggcggccaaccgtcccgcattctgcgggaccgtcccgcaatgctgGACGAAgtcccgttttgaaattattagtaaaatagtcccgcaaaacgttgtacgcgtcccgcatgtcccgcatccctatttctctaccacgcttctacacaacacccacctgcgtgcacgctcaacagtgcaggaacacagattacctataatataatctcgttctctttatttctacctactgaactcgtgaggcctaatgattttgaaaataagacattagtgcacgctgtgacacgatattgataggttaaattatagctttttgcctTGTTGCAGGCTCAATTTCTTCCACCAGAAAagctgaatttattttttaatttatatagttttttttgttttgtttcatatattttcccCATGTGTCGTCACTCTCTCAGAAAGTCGAGTCGAGTCTCTGGCAGAAATTGCCGTTAATTGCGGCAGATTGCcataaaaaatagctttttgCTACGGTTtctattttatcagttccgtccgatcatttttcaatgcccctTTTCACGAAAGcttaagtcccgcattcagttttcggaaagttggccgccttatgATGTAGGTTAAGTTAAAGAtattgttttaagttatttttactgCATACTAATGCTTACCAGTAGCGAACAATTATTAGCTATCCAACTTGTTCTCCCTGTGcgtaattattttctaatgttGACACTTTTTTGACAAATGTGATTTTTCTAAATGATAGCCACAGATCTCCGATGTACCAAAccttttttctcattaaatgtCATTGTATAAAACCAGTACAAAATAAGGatttataaatagaatttatacaaaattataaatatgtatgtatgtataatgtataaataGCATAAATATCTGATTAAATGATTTGACGGAAATTATAAGTTACTAGAAAATATTTACTCGATGGCCTGCGAGACTGAGATCCCTCATCGACGTTCTTAATCAAAGCCAGTTAAAAACTAAGACCGGACCCTTCTAGCAGCTaatgaagtaggtaggtaggtactagggTACCAAACTTTCGTTTGATTTGCATTGCTAAACACCGGCGGGATTCCGCTCTCCGCCTACAAGGCATACTTAACTACCTGCCTGACTATGAGTCTGTCGGGGCTGTGTAGATTGTTCCAAAGAGTTCTGCTACCCTGGTGCATAAAGGGCTCCAGGAACAAAGTTTCGTTTTAGTCGGTAAATAAAGTCTGGCACTCCTCGCTGACGAATAgcggcatttgatgattttctgtCTATGTGACTAAACTTTACGCTACTTAAAGCTGAGATATGAATAGGTAGTTGATACAAAGAAGCTTTTCAAACTGGAGACCAATACAGGGGAGATTTAGAGTTTTCAAAATTGTCTTGTATT from Helicoverpa armigera isolate CAAS_96S chromosome 2, ASM3070526v1, whole genome shotgun sequence includes these protein-coding regions:
- the LOC110378785 gene encoding uncharacterized protein LOC110378785, whose protein sequence is MPRDTLISDQTVKKLIAEVQKRECLWNPHNDLYNDRYQMAKAWLEIADLLQLPEERLRVKWKYLRDLFKKEVKKSGSGADYTGKWRHFDRMQFIDITKANGEAEDRESTNISRVTTKKEVDDEFEYEVEEEEPVGTNEVEVYLEEGYSGDHIPEKRAKLSSDEDYDVMFLKSLAPFFRQLEPMRKLVVRSKMQDMLLNEMAAQSSANHLHNNKS